In Zingiber officinale cultivar Zhangliang chromosome 3B, Zo_v1.1, whole genome shotgun sequence, a single window of DNA contains:
- the LOC121968499 gene encoding zinc finger A20 and AN1 domain-containing stress-associated protein 9-like, which yields MGQESWKKDTEQTDCETPEVPILCANKCGFFGTAMNNNLCSKCYKDISVKHESMVSSPITEVEKPQIVPSSSVQINHIEGLSKVDGPSEPKVVDDQLKGLLKKQPANRCAQCQKKIGLIGFKCRCGGAFCSSHRYSEAHECSFDYKAAGRVVLAKENPVVMAKKLEKI from the coding sequence ATGGGGCAAGAGAGCTGGAAAAAGGATACAGAACAAACTGATTGCGAAACCCCTGAAGTCCCCATTTTATGTGCAAACAAATGTGGGTTTTTTGGAACTGCCATGAACAATAACCTCTGCTCCAAATGCTACAAGGATATTTCCGTGAAACATGAGTCGATGGTTTCTTCCCCTATAACAGAAGTGGAGAAACCACAGATTGTTCCATCTTCTTCTGTGCAGATCAACCACATTGAAGGTTTGAGTAAAGTGGATGGGCCAAGTGAGCCCAAGGTTGTTGACGATCAACTGAAGGGATTGTTGAAGAAGCAACCGGCTAACCGATGCGCCCAATGCCAGAAAAAGATAGGTTTAATTGGTTTCAAATGCCGGTGTGGCGGCGCATTCTGTTCCTCTCATAGGTACTCTGAGGCACATGAATGCTCTTTTGACTACAAGGCTGCTGGCCGAGTGGTGTTAGCCAAAGAGAATCCTGTTGTGATGGCTAAGAAGTTGGAGAAAATTTGA